The Deltaproteobacteria bacterium nucleotide sequence GGTCGCGGGGTGAGGCTTCACCCCCTTTATCCCCCTCTCCGGGAACCGGAGAGGGGGAGGTTTCTGGCCCCCTCTCTGCGTCTGCGGAGAGGGGGAGCCCGGAGGGCGGGGGTGTGGTTTCTTCCGGGGAACCGGCACGGCCCGCGGCCGAAACCCCGCCGCCCCGCGAGAGCCCGGCGGTCCAGCGGCTCCGGGCCCGGATGAGGCAGCGCGGGAGGAGGTGAGGCTTTATCCCACTTCCAGAAACCGGCGCAGGCGGCGGGCGACCGATTCCGGCCGCCTTTCGATCTGGCACTCCCAGACGGTCAGGGTCCGCCAGCCGAGCCGGTTCAGACGGCGGCGGTTCAGACGGTCACGGCTGACATTCCGCTCCAGCTTGGGTTTCCAGTACGATCTTCTCGACCGGGGAATCCGGCCGTCCGGGCAGTTCCCGTGGAGATGCCAGAAGCAGCCGTGGACGAAAACCGCCTTCTTCCGGGTCCGGAACACGAGGTCGGGCTTTCCGGGCAGATCCCGGCCGTGAAGACTGCACTGGAAGCCCAGCGATGACACGATTTTCCGGGCTGCCAGTTCCGGCGATGTGTGCCGGGACCGGATGCGCCGCATGTTTTCCGAGCGGCGGAGGGGAGAGAGGGAGTCCATTCACCCGCTCGTCCCGGCAGGGAACTTCCTTTTCAGCCAGTCCAGAACCGCGATCTGGTCCGCGATGGTGGCACGGCGGACCTGAATAAGCAGCTTGCGCGCCGAAGGGCGGTCGAGCGTCAGGTTCTTCGCTCCTTCGTTGCAGACGGAACAGACCGCCCGCAGGTTTGAAAGCTCGTCGGCACCACCCATGCTTTTGTCGATGATATGGCCGATGTGAAGCCGGGTTTTCCGGCCGCTGTCGTAGGGGTGCGGCTCACCGGCCACCGCGCCGCACTGCTGGCAGGTAAACCCGTTCCGGTCCAGCACCAGCGACCGGGTTTCCTTACTGATCGAACGGGCAAAGGCCGGTACCGGCTTGGGGTCTTCCAGAAGGTATTCGCCCGGCTTCAGGCCCGACCGGTCCTTGTTCGTCAGGATGCGGTAGCCTTCCTCGTCGCGGAGTTCGCGAACCCGCCGTGCCCATTCCGTAATACCGCCTGCTGCCTCACGCAGCTCGTAGGAATCCAGAACCCGGCCGATATTGGCCAGAAAGTAATCCCGTAACTTCGCACGGGCCCCATCCCCGCGCTTTTTTATCCCGCTGCCGCGCTTCGCCACTTCTCGCCCCTCAGTGAGTTCACGATCGATTGCCCCACGGCCCGTGCAACCGGAGGGGGAAATGCATTGCCAACCTGCCGGTAGGCGGCGGTCTTCCGGCCGGCGAATTTCCACTCATCCGGAAACCCCTGTATGCGGGCAACCATCGGAACGGTCAGCTTGGGAAGCTGCCGGGCCGGGAAACCGGCACCGGGCGGCTCGTCGCCGATTCCCAGACCGTCCACGCCCAGTTCGGCCCACTGGCGGCGGGCGCGAGTGGGCCCCAGGTCAGGCCCGCCGTGCTTCCGCGAGCCGCCCACGACCGTCGGCGCAATGCCGTTCGCCTTCTTCAGCCACCAGCTTCCGCCCTTCCAGCCCCGCGAGAGCATCAGGCTTCCGATGGTTTCCGAGACCGTCGGCGTCCGTACAGACGCCTCCGGCCACTCGAACAGCGGCGAATGTTTCTGCTTGATGGCGACAAGGATAAACCGCGGCCGGAGCTGGGGGACTCCATAGTCCGATGCATTCAGGACCCGCCAGTCCGCCCAGTATCCCCAGCGGTTCAGCTTCTGGATGATCCGTTTCCGGTAGTCATCGAACTTTTCCGAGGCAAAACCGCGCACGTTCTCCAGCATCACGGCAGCCGGGTCCATCTCCATCACCAGCCGCAGGGCCTCGGGGAAAAGATCACGCTCGTCCTCCGGTCCGAGCTGCTTGCCGGCGATGGAAAATGGCGGACAGGGGACCCCGCCCGCCAGAAGGTCAATTCCCCGCCAGGCGGTCCCGTCAACCTCGCGGATGTCTGTGTTGAGCACTTTCCAGCCGGGGCGGTTGCTGCGAAGGGTTTCGCAGGCGATCTCCTCGATCTCCACGGCCCCTTCCATGCTGAAACCCGCCTGTTCGAGGCCCAAAGCCTGCCCGCCGCCGCCCGCGCAGATCTCGAAGACACTGAGCGGGGAGGAGGACCTGGATTTCCTGCGGGTTAGCACGGACGCAATTTACTCCTGAAGCCCAGGGTCTTCAACTGCCCCCGCCCTAACCCCTCACCTCACCCTCTGGCGGGCTTGCGTCCGCAGCAGAAGGGGTCGCCGAGGAGGATCGACTCGTCGCGGTCGGGGCCGACGCTGACGAGGATGGCGGGGACGCCTGAGAGTTCCTGCATCGCCTCCACGTAGGCGCGGGCGTTTTTGGGGAGCTGGCGCAGCGTGCGGGCATGGCGCGTCTCCTCGTCGAACCCCTTGAAGGTCCGGTAGACGGGCTCGCAGCGGCCAAGATCAATGGGCGAGGCCGGCGGGGCGTCGATCTTCTTCCCGTCGAGTTTGTAGGCGACGGCGACTTTCAGTTCCTTCAGGCCCCTCAGCACGTCGAGCTTGGTGATGACGATGCCGGTGAGGCCGTTCACGCGGACCGAGTGGCGCAGCACCACCATGTCGAGCCAGCCGCAGCGGCGGCGGCGGCCCGTCGTCGCGCCGAACTCCGCCCCGGTGCTGGAGAGGTGCTCCCCCACCGGGTCGCCCTCGGGCAGTTCCGTGGGGAACGGCCCCGCGCCGACGCGGGTCGTGTAGGCCTTGGTGACGCCGATGACCGAATCGATCGCCGTGGGGCCGACGCCGGAGCCGGTGCAGGCGCCGCCGGCGACGGTGCTGGAACTGGTGACGTAGGGGTAGGTCCCCTGGTCGATGTCGAGCATCGTCCCCTGCGCGCCCTCGAACAGGATGCGCTTTCCGGACGAGATCATCTTCGAGAGGGTGGCTCCCGTGTCCTCCACGTAGGGGATGAGCTTCTCGGCGAGCGGTTGGTATTCGCGTACAACCTCGCTGACGCCGGGGCAGCGGGTGCCGTAGATCTTTTCCAGCATCTCGTGGCGCACGGGGAGGATGGCGTCGAGCCGCTCGCGCAGCTTCACCGGGTCGATGAACTCGGCCACGCGGATGCCGATGCGGGCGGTCTTGTCGGCGTAGGCCGGGCCGATGCCGCGCCCGGTGGTGCCGATGGCCCCCTTGCCGTGGGATTTCTCCTGCGCGGCGTCGAGGATGCGGTGGTAGTCGAAGATGATGTGGGCACGGTCGCTGATGCGGAGCTGTCTGGGCGTCTTCAGATGCCCTTCCGCCTTCAGGTCCTCGATCTCCCCGAACAGCACGACGGGATCAATGACGACGCCGTTGCCGATGAAGCAGGTTTTCCTCCGGTGCAGGATGCCCGAGGGGATCAGGTGCAGGACCTTCTTCTGGCCGCGCACGACGAGCGTGTGGCCTGCGTTGTTCCCGCCCTGGTATCGCACCACGGCGTCCGAGGCGCGGGTGTAGTAGTCCACGACCTTGCCCTTGCCCTCGTCGCCCCACTGGGCGCCGACCATCACGACGCTCGGCATCTGTAGTTACCGCTTCCCTTTCTTCGCTGCGGCTTTCGCGGCCGGGCCTTTCGGGACCGCCCCCAGCGCGGCGGCCTCCGAATCGAGCGCGAACCCCACGGCCGGGGCCTCGCGCCCGTAGTTCCCGCAGAGCCGGTCGTAGCGGCCGCCCTTCAGGACGGCCTCCGCGGCGCCGGGGAGATACCCCCGGAACAAAATGCCGGTGTAGTATTCGAATCCGTCGGCGAGGCCGAGGTCGTACGACCGCCGCACGCGCCGTTTTTCGAGCGCCCGGTCCAGCGCGGCAAGTCCGGTAAGCTCGCGTCCCACGATGCCGCCCCACCCCTTCGCGGCGCGGCTTGCCTCGGCGAAGGTTCCCCAGGTGCGGGTGAGCACGGCGAGCCTGAGGCGCGGGGCCGAACCTTTCGCCCAGCGTTCGATCTCGAACGCCTCCTTGCGGACGATCCAGCCGATCACCTCGTCCCGTTCCCTTTCGGGGATGCGGGCCGCGTCAACGAGTTTCGCCACGATTCCGGCGTGGCCGATGTCTATGACGGCGTCCGGGCGGGCTGCTTTCAGGGTTTCCCAGGCGAGCGCGACGATCTCGGCGTCGGCCTCTCCGGCCTTCGCGCCGGTTTTCGTCCCGATCAGCTCGGCCCCGACCTGGTGGATCTCCCGCGCCCCGGAAAGCCCCCCTGCCCCCTCGCGCCGGAGCACCGCCCCCCGGTAGGAGACGCGCACGGGGAGATCACGGCCGAGCACACCGGAGGCAAACAGGCGCGCCACCTGCGGGGTGAAGTCCGGCCGGAAGGCGAGGGTTTCCCCCGTCACCGGGTCAATGAGCCGGAAGGTGTTGCCGAGCGACCGCTCGCCGAGGCCGGGCCGGAGCACCTCGAAGTTCTCCACCGACGCCGTGATGACGCGCCGGTAGCCCTTCCGGGCGAACAGCGCGTCGAGCCGCCGCCAGTAACGCTGGAGGCGCGCCGTCGTTTCCGGGCCGTGGTCGCGGAAACCCGCCGGAAGGCGTGTGCGGTGGAGCGTGTTCTGCACGTGTTACCCGGAACTCTGCCCTAGAACTTCACCTGGAAGACTGTCTCGATGTTGGGCAAACCGGCCATCTCTGTCAACGCCTCGCCCGGGGCGGCGGCGTCGATGGAGACGATCGAAATGGCCTTCCCGCCCGGCTGGTCGCGCCCCAGGGTGAGATTGGCCACGTTCACCTTGTACTTCTCCATCAAGCGGCCCACGTTGCCGATGACGCCGGGGCGGTCGAGGTTCGTGAAGACGAGCATCGCGCCCTCCGGCCGGGCCTCGACCGAGACATCGTTGATCCTGACGATGCGCGGGTCGTCCTTGCCGAACAGCGCGCCTTCGAGGAGCTGCGGCGGGCGGTCCCGGTGCTGCGTGATGATGCGGATATAGGAGGCGTAGTCGGTGGCGGTGCTGGTTTTCGTCTCCGTCACCGGGATGCCGCGGGCTTTTACCATCACCGGCGCGTTCACGTAGTTCACCGACTCGTTGCCGAGGCCGTGCATGAGGCCCCGGAGGGCGGCCACCGTGAGCGGCTTGGTGTCGAGGTCCGCCACCGCGCCGCCGTACTCGATCTGGATCGCCTCGAACCCTTCGGGGTGGATCTGCGCGTGGAACGAGCCCATGCGCTCGGCGAGCCGGATATAGGGCCGCAGGACCGGCGCCAGCTCGGCGCTGATCGCCGGGCTGTTCACGGCCGCCATGACGACGCCCTTGACGAGATAGTCGGCGATCTGCTGCGCGATCTGGATGGAGACCTGGATCTGCGCCTCGGTGGTGGAGGCCCCCAGGTGCGGCGTGAAGATCACGTCCTCGCGGCGGAGCAGCGGGTGGTCGGGGGGCGGCGGCTCCTCGACGAACACGTCGAGGGCGGCCCCGGCCACCTTGCCCGACTCCAGCCCCTCGACGAGGGCGGCCTCGTCCACGATCCCGCCCCGCGCGCAGTTGATGATCCGGACGCCCTTTTTCATGAGTTCGATGGCGCGCTTCCCGACGACGCCGCGGGTCTGGTCGTTCAGCGGCGTGTGGACGGAGATGAAGTCGGCCCGGCGGAACACGTCGTCCAGCTCCACGATCTCGACGCCCATGCTGGCGGCGCGCTCAGGGGTGATGAACGGGTCGTAGGCGATCACCTTCATCTTGAGGCCGATGGCCCGGTCGGCGACGATGCCGCCGATGTTGCCGATGCCGACGAGCCCCAGCGTCTTGCCGGCGAGCTCGACGCCCTTGAACTTCTTTTTGTCCCACTTCCCGGCGCGCAGGCTCGCCGTCGCCTGCGGGATCATCCGCGCCATGCTCATCATGAGCGAGACGGTGTGCTCGGCCGTGGTGGTGGAGTTCCCGCCCGGCGTGTTCATCACGACGATGCCGCGGCCGGTGGCCGCGTCGCAGTCGATGTTGTCCACGCCGATGCCGGCGCGCCCCACGACTTTGAGGCTTTTGCCCGCAGCGATGACTTCCTTCGTCACGCGGGACTCGCTGCGGACGACCAGCGCGTCGTAGCCGGGAATCTCCTCAATGAGTTCCTCCGGCTTCATCCCCGTGCGGACGGTGACGGCCAGTTCCTTCTGGCTTTTCAGTATCTGTAGCCCCTCGTCAGCGAGGGGGTCGGCGACCAGTACCTTGTAAATGCCCAAGGGAAAACCTCTCCAGAAGCGCGAAACCGGACGGGTGGCAGGGCCCCAAACGGACCCGGCCGCCCCCACCGGCGAGAACCGTTTACAGCGGGCGGGCTAATTCCGCAAGAGCCGGGAGACGGCCGAAAGCAGTTCGGTCATGCCGTCGGTCTTGCACACGTAGGCGTCGGCCCCGGCGTCCAGGGCCCTCAGTTCCATCTCCTGCCGGGGCAGGGCCGAGAACATGACGATGCGGGGCCTGCCGCCGGGGTGGCGGCGGATGATGCGGATCAGGTTCTCGCCCGTGAGGGCGGGCATCTGGTGGTCAATGACGACGAGGTCGGGGTCGAACTGGCGGATCCGCTGGGCCGTGCCGAGCACCTCGGCGGAGATCTGGACCTCGTAGGAGGCCATCTGGAGGGTGCGCTCCAGGAGCGTCAGCATCGCCGCGTCGTCGTCGATCACGAATATTTTCGGCTTTGCGGACATCCCGTTCGACCTCGTTCCCCCGGAACCGGACTCCACTCCCCCGCCCTGCGGGCACCCCCTCAACTCACATGAGGGGATGGAGGATAAGGAGCGGCCCCTGAACTCCCCCTCGCATGAGTGAGGGGGTGGCTGCGGAAGCAGCCGGGGAAGTCGTGTTCCCTCAATCGGCGGGAAAAACCTACTTCGCCGGTGCGGGGGATTTCAAGGACGGGGAGGAGGGGGAGGGAGAGAAGAAAGGGATAAGCCGGATTGACGCTCCACACGCGCAAGAGCCAAAATGAGCGCAGGGGCTATTGACGGTTTTCCAAACCAACGCGGGCCGTTTCCGGCCGGTGCGCCAAGTGGCGTGCTGTTTGGGAAAGTGACGAGGGAGAGGGTGTGAGTAGCCTCAAGCCAGCCGAAGCCAAACTATTAGAAGACCTGTTTGGAATGGCTAGCGGGTACGTACTCGATTTTTCCAATGACACGTTTCGTACATTTTTTCGCCAAACAGTAAATATCGATATCTGGGCCGACAAATATCATTCTGGTAGTGGCTCCAAGGGAAAGCGTCTCCGCACATTCTGGGAGAAAGAATCGGACCCGATTGTAGGCAGGGCTCTTCACGAAATGCTCGCCTACTGGAAAGTATTGAACCCCGTATTCGAGAGTGAGGATATCGAAGCGAGATACAATCAGGCACAAGTAATTGCCAACCGGCTGTTAGGAAAGCCCAACCTCTCGCCTGAGGAAGAATTCCTGAGACGTGATTTTGGGAACATATCTTTCAAACAGTTGCCCATTGAGGCTGATATGATCGAACTACTTGAGCAGCGGTTGAAAGAAGCCACACGGACTCTTGACAGCAAAGCACCGCTCGCCACGATTTTTTTTGTGTGGCAGTATTCTCGAAGGCGTACTCCTTGGCTTCGCATCGCATGAACCGGCCAGGTTCAATTCCGCCGCGTGCAGACCAAAGGGTAAGGACGGGAAAGCTAAGCATTTTCAGGAGTGGACATTGGCCCAATTCATCGATGTTGCATGTGAATTGGGTTTACTGAAGCTAGATGACCAAAAGTTCAGTCATGTATTGCGGGAGTTCCGAAACTACATCCACCCCTATCAGCAGCGTGCGTCCAGATTTAACCCGGATATGCATACTGCCGAAATATGCATGCAGGTACTGAAGGCCGCAGTTGCCGGAATGGCAGGCGAACGGAAATAGCCATCCCCCTACTTCGCCGCCGGGGCCCCGGCGATGAGGAGGCGCTGGGCGGCGGCCATTATCTTGCCTTGCTCCCAATGGCGGACCATAATTTGCCGTCGTTAGCAATGAGGACGGAGACGATAAATGGCGACACCCCTGCCCCAGCAACCGGTTGACGCGAATTCGCTAGTAGGCACATTCCGGCGTTTCGGCGAATACGGCCCTGTTTATGAAATCCTCACCATGCGCAAGGAGGGACCCGTCACACTTGTCGATGTCGAGGTTCCGGAGACTGGTGCCAAGACCACTGTGCGCCTAGAGGACGTTCTTGCTGATCCCGAGGCCAGGTGATGTACGCCCTTGCGTTTGACCTGGAAATGGCAGAGTTGCGCCGGCACTGGCAGGGTCACGTCTCCGGTGCGTATTTAGAGATAAAGAATGTACTCATCGATCACGGTTTCCAATGGGCACAAGGAAGCCTATATATACTTGATCAGGAGGATATGAGCGTCCTCTTTCGCGCCATCCAGGCGCTGATCGCATTGCCCTGGTTTCCGCCCAGCGTACGGGACATCCGTGCGTTCCGTGTTGAGCAGTGGTCGGACTTTACAGCAACGGTAAAGGGTGCCTCTGCCCCGCCGAGATCTGGCTGAACGTATGACCCCCTACTTCGCCGCCGGGGCTCCGGCGATGAGGAGGCGCTGGGCGGCGGCGGGGCCCTTGCCGAGTTCGACCTTGTGGCCGAACTGCGTGAGGCCGGTTTCGAGGGCCGAGAGCGCGGTCAGCATGTCGAAGCCGTCCAGGAACCCCATGTGGGAGATCCGCACGACGCGGTCCTTGATGGCGTCCTGTCCGGCGGCCATGGCGACGCCGAGTTTGTCGCGCATGTATTTGACGAGCTTGCCGGCGGGGACGGCGTCGGGCAGCACGGCGGCCGTCACCGAGTCGGAGGGGCTTTTTGAGTAGATGGGCAGGCCCATCGCCTCGCACCCGGCGCGGGTGGCTTTTGCGAGAAGCGCCGTGGCGGCGAGCCGTTTTTCCATCCCCTCGGCCTCGAACGACTTGAGCACCTCGCGCAGGCCCACGATGAGGCTCACGGCGGGGGTCCAGGCGGAGGTGTCGTCCTTCAGGGCGGCCCGTTCCTTTTTGAAGTCCTCGTAGAAGCGCGGGAGCTTGGCCGTCTCGGTGAGCTTCCAGGCCTTTTCGGACAGCGCCGCGAAGGCGAGCCCCGGCGGGAGCATAAACGCCTTCTGGCTGCCGGAGACGAGCACGTCCACGCCCCACTCGTCCATCGGCAGGGGGATCGCGCCGACGGCGGTGATGCCGTCCACGACGAGCGCGGTGCCGGGGAGGTTTTTCGTGAGCGCGGCGACCTCTTTTACCGGATGGGCGGTGGCGGTGGAGGTCTCGCTCGCGGTCATGTAGACGGCGCGGGTACTGGGGTTGGCGTCGAGGAGCTTTTTCACCTCGGCGGGATTGACCGGGTGGCCCCACTCGACCGGCAGTTCCAGCACGTTGAGGCCGTATTTCTGGGCGATCTTCGTCCACCGCTCGCCGAACTTGCCGCCGTTCACGGTGATGACGGTGTCGCCGGGGGAGCAGAGGTTGGAAACGGCGCCGGTCATGGCGAGCGAGCCGCTCCCGGCGAGGATGAGCACGTCCTGCTTCGTGCCGAAAACGGTCTTGAGCCCCGTGGCGCACTCCCGGAAGATCGCCGAGAACTGCGGCGTCCGGTGGTGCATCAGCGGGCGGGACATCTCGGTGAGCGCGCCCTCGTGGACGGCGACCGGACCGGGGGTGAGGAGGCGGTTCTTCAGCATGGGGCAAAACTCCGCGAAAGGGATATTTCCGGGCGGACCGGCCGTTTTTCAGGCCGCTCCGCCGTGGGGGTGTATCGCTTAGTTTGGACGGCGGAGGGTGTCAAAGGGGCCTCACCCCGCGCCTCAACGGCGTGGCCCTCTCCAGTTCCTGGAGAGGGCGGGGAAAGACGGGCGTACTGCCTCATCCTCCCCCTCTCCGGTTCCCGGAGAGGGGGCAAGGGGGTGAGGCCGCGGAGGAGAAACTGCCTCACCCCGCGCCTGAACGGCGCGGCCCTCTCCAGGAACTGGAGAGGGCGGGGAAAGACGGGCGTACTGTCTCATCCTCCCCCTCTCCGGTTCCCGGAGAGGAGGCAAGGGGGTGAGGCCGCGCGTGTGGTTCCCCCCGTTTCCGGGTAGACTGGAAAGATTATGATCCGCCGCCGCGCCGTTCTTGCCGTTTCCGTCTCGCTGGCGGCGGTGGCGGCTATTGATCTCGCGCTCCGGCCGGCGCTCGACCGGCTGTGCGCGAAGTGCGCGGTGCCGGTCCAGTTCAGCGCGCAGTTCGATCCGCAGTTCATCTGGAACCCCACGGCCCACCTGCCGCCGGAGGCCGTGCGGGCACTGCGCTCGCGGCTGGACACCTGGCGCACGCCCCCGGATCCCGGGGCGGCGGGGTTCCGGGTACTGGTCGCGGGCGACACGGTGGGCGTTGGCCCCGGCGGACGGCCGGAGCTTTCGTTTCCGTCGAGACTGGCGGCGCGGCTTTCGGAGCGGTTCGTCACCTCCGGCAACGGGACCGGCAGCGGCCCCGCCGCCGACATCATCAACTTCTCGGTGCCTGGTTTTTCCACCTTCCAGGTCTACCGGCTGGTGGAAAAGGAGCTGCCCGGTTTGCACCTCGATCTCCTGATCGTCGCCGCCGGGGCGATGGACGCCGTGCCCTCCGGGCGGTCGGACGCCTCGTGGGTGCAGTACCGGCTGTCGGGGGCGGGAAAGTGGCGGCAGATGGCCGAAACCTCCGGGCTGGTGAGGCTCGGCCGGCGGCTCCTGCCGCCCGGGCGCGGCCCGGACCACCCGGTGCCGCGGGTGAGCCGCATCGAGCGCGAGCTTCTCATCGACCGGCTGCTCCGGATCACCGCGCCCCAGAACGTGCTGCTTGCCGTGCTGCCCACCGACTTCACCTCGGCCGATTCGGTGGCGGTGGCCCAGCACGCCCGCTCGCAGGGGGCGCTCGCCGTGGAGTTCATGCCGGAACTGAGGCGGCAGGAGGTGGATCTCGCCGCCGTCCGCTCGATGGACCCGGACCCGGAGGCCAACCGGTTCCACTATGCCGAGTATCTCCTCGTCCACCGCACCCAGACGGAGATCGACGACGCCCGCCGCCGCATCGCCGAGGAAACCGGCCTCCCCCCGCCTGAGACGAACGACACCGGACTGTTCGAGACGCCCGTGCAGCCCAACCGCTACGGCCACGAATACCTGGCGATGCTGTGGGAGCGGCGGCTCGCGGCGATTCTGCCCGAATGGCGGGAACGGCGCGGCGACCCGCTGGAGCCCTCCGGCGGTTTCCTCCCCGGCGGCGTCCCCGTGATGGAGGTGAGCGGGCGGGACGGCGCACTCCCCGACGCGCCGAAAGGACCGGGACGGGTAAGGAGGTAGGGGACTGCCTCATGGCGCGCTGCCTCACCCCGCGCCTCAACGGCGCGGCCCTCTCCAGGAACTGGAGAGGGCGGGGAAAGACGGGCGCGCTGCCTCATCCTCCCCCTCTCCGGTTCCCGGAGAGGGGGCTGGGGGGTGAGGCCCCCTACCTCGACAGTTTTCTCGATATCCAGGCGGAGAGGCCGGGGGCGAGGCGGTTCAGGGTGTGCATGGCGGCCGACATCCGGTCGCAGTAGACGACGAGATCGCCGCCATCGAGGGTGCCGACGATGGTGGTGGCGACGCCGGTGGCCGTGAGCATCTTCAGGCGCGAGTAGACGCGGGGCTTTTCGGCGAGCGACTGTACCATCGGCGTGTTGGCCGGGGGCGGCGCGACAGTGTGGACGCGGATGCCGCGGTCTTCCCACTCGGCGCGCAGCGCCTGCGCGAAGCCGATGACGCCCGCCTTGCTCGCGCCGTAGACGGAAAACTGCTCGGCTCCCCGGAACCCGGCGATGGAGCTGATCATCGTG carries:
- the vsr gene encoding DNA mismatch endonuclease Vsr, with protein sequence MDSLSPLRRSENMRRIRSRHTSPELAARKIVSSLGFQCSLHGRDLPGKPDLVFRTRKKAVFVHGCFWHLHGNCPDGRIPRSRRSYWKPKLERNVSRDRLNRRRLNRLGWRTLTVWECQIERRPESVARRLRRFLEVG
- a CDS encoding HNH endonuclease, encoding MDSYELREAAGGITEWARRVRELRDEEGYRILTNKDRSGLKPGEYLLEDPKPVPAFARSISKETRSLVLDRNGFTCQQCGAVAGEPHPYDSGRKTRLHIGHIIDKSMGGADELSNLRAVCSVCNEGAKNLTLDRPSARKLLIQVRRATIADQIAVLDWLKRKFPAGTSG
- a CDS encoding adenylosuccinate synthase, translated to MPSVVMVGAQWGDEGKGKVVDYYTRASDAVVRYQGGNNAGHTLVVRGQKKVLHLIPSGILHRRKTCFIGNGVVIDPVVLFGEIEDLKAEGHLKTPRQLRISDRAHIIFDYHRILDAAQEKSHGKGAIGTTGRGIGPAYADKTARIGIRVAEFIDPVKLRERLDAILPVRHEMLEKIYGTRCPGVSEVVREYQPLAEKLIPYVEDTGATLSKMISSGKRILFEGAQGTMLDIDQGTYPYVTSSSTVAGGACTGSGVGPTAIDSVIGVTKAYTTRVGAGPFPTELPEGDPVGEHLSSTGAEFGATTGRRRRCGWLDMVVLRHSVRVNGLTGIVITKLDVLRGLKELKVAVAYKLDGKKIDAPPASPIDLGRCEPVYRTFKGFDEETRHARTLRQLPKNARAYVEAMQELSGVPAILVSVGPDRDESILLGDPFCCGRKPARG
- a CDS encoding ATP phosphoribosyltransferase regulatory subunit yields the protein MQNTLHRTRLPAGFRDHGPETTARLQRYWRRLDALFARKGYRRVITASVENFEVLRPGLGERSLGNTFRLIDPVTGETLAFRPDFTPQVARLFASGVLGRDLPVRVSYRGAVLRREGAGGLSGAREIHQVGAELIGTKTGAKAGEADAEIVALAWETLKAARPDAVIDIGHAGIVAKLVDAARIPERERDEVIGWIVRKEAFEIERWAKGSAPRLRLAVLTRTWGTFAEASRAAKGWGGIVGRELTGLAALDRALEKRRVRRSYDLGLADGFEYYTGILFRGYLPGAAEAVLKGGRYDRLCGNYGREAPAVGFALDSEAAALGAVPKGPAAKAAAKKGKR
- the serA gene encoding phosphoglycerate dehydrogenase, whose product is MGIYKVLVADPLADEGLQILKSQKELAVTVRTGMKPEELIEEIPGYDALVVRSESRVTKEVIAAGKSLKVVGRAGIGVDNIDCDAATGRGIVVMNTPGGNSTTTAEHTVSLMMSMARMIPQATASLRAGKWDKKKFKGVELAGKTLGLVGIGNIGGIVADRAIGLKMKVIAYDPFITPERAASMGVEIVELDDVFRRADFISVHTPLNDQTRGVVGKRAIELMKKGVRIINCARGGIVDEAALVEGLESGKVAGAALDVFVEEPPPPDHPLLRREDVIFTPHLGASTTEAQIQVSIQIAQQIADYLVKGVVMAAVNSPAISAELAPVLRPYIRLAERMGSFHAQIHPEGFEAIQIEYGGAVADLDTKPLTVAALRGLMHGLGNESVNYVNAPVMVKARGIPVTETKTSTATDYASYIRIITQHRDRPPQLLEGALFGKDDPRIVRINDVSVEARPEGAMLVFTNLDRPGVIGNVGRLMEKYKVNVANLTLGRDQPGGKAISIVSIDAAAPGEALTEMAGLPNIETVFQVKF
- a CDS encoding response regulator transcription factor, giving the protein MSAKPKIFVIDDDAAMLTLLERTLQMASYEVQISAEVLGTAQRIRQFDPDLVVIDHQMPALTGENLIRIIRRHPGGRPRIVMFSALPRQEMELRALDAGADAYVCKTDGMTELLSAVSRLLRN
- a CDS encoding DUF5397 family protein → MATPLPQQPVDANSLVGTFRRFGEYGPVYEILTMRKEGPVTLVDVEVPETGAKTTVRLEDVLADPEAR
- a CDS encoding virulence factor → MYALAFDLEMAELRRHWQGHVSGAYLEIKNVLIDHGFQWAQGSLYILDQEDMSVLFRAIQALIALPWFPPSVRDIRAFRVEQWSDFTATVKGASAPPRSG
- a CDS encoding alanine--glyoxylate aminotransferase family protein; this translates as MLKNRLLTPGPVAVHEGALTEMSRPLMHHRTPQFSAIFRECATGLKTVFGTKQDVLILAGSGSLAMTGAVSNLCSPGDTVITVNGGKFGERWTKIAQKYGLNVLELPVEWGHPVNPAEVKKLLDANPSTRAVYMTASETSTATAHPVKEVAALTKNLPGTALVVDGITAVGAIPLPMDEWGVDVLVSGSQKAFMLPPGLAFAALSEKAWKLTETAKLPRFYEDFKKERAALKDDTSAWTPAVSLIVGLREVLKSFEAEGMEKRLAATALLAKATRAGCEAMGLPIYSKSPSDSVTAAVLPDAVPAGKLVKYMRDKLGVAMAAGQDAIKDRVVRISHMGFLDGFDMLTALSALETGLTQFGHKVELGKGPAAAQRLLIAGAPAAK
- a CDS encoding SDR family oxidoreductase; amino-acid sequence: MARLLALKGFSVALIDRSEASLDAVHGACPTGDHRALRADVTNYGDLERAARELDGWGPADFLVAGAGVLYTGDFLQINARAAETTLRVNLMGAIYTVKAFERHLRRGSVVTMISSIAGFRGAEQFSVYGASKAGVIGFAQALRAEWEDRGIRVHTVAPPPANTPMVQSLAEKPRVYSRLKMLTATGVATTIVGTLDGGDLVVYCDRMSAAMHTLNRLAPGLSAWISRKLSR